Sequence from the Anaerolineae bacterium genome:
GAGAGTATATTCGCGCCGGCGCGGCGGCGGTCGGCGTGGGCGGCGATCTGTTGGATGCCCGCGCCATCGCTGAGGGCCGGTGGCAGGCGCTGACAGAGCGGGCCGCGGTGCTGGTGCAGCGCGTCGCCGGAGCCAGGAAATGATGGCCAGGGGACATGCCGGCGCGCAAAAGTAGGGAAATCGGCGGGTTTGCGTCAAGAAAGCGTATAAAATATCAGCTATACTATGGGTTGCAATAAAGGGGTGCGGGGTGGTATTTGTGGCCAAGCGGGCGCACGCCACAAGCTGATCCTCCTCTCTTCTCCTGTTGGGAGAGCCAGGCGCAATGCCTGGCTCTTTTTTTGTGGGATGCCATCACCGGGCGTATAATGACCTGCATCTTCACCGGGTGTTCCGCGGATGAGAAAGGGGCGTGATGCGCTCTCCAGGGGATGAAGGGTTGCTCCATCGGGCGGGCCGGCTTCTGCTTGCCCTGGCCGCGGCCGGCTGGCTCACGGCCTGCGCGCCGGCGGCGGTGGATCCGCCGGCAGAGACGATGACGCCCGCTCCCACAGAGACCTCCGCACCTTCCTTATCCCGGGTGACAGCCACCCCAACCCATACCCCGGTGCCCTCGGTTGTCCCCCGCACTCCGACAGCAACTGCTACGACGGCGCCGGCGCCACTGCCCACCGCCACGCCCCGGCCGGCCGCTCGGCTCATAGAGACATTCCCGGTGGACGGGGATGAGGGGGTACCCCTGGATGCGCCGCTGACCCTGCGCTTCGATGCGCCGGTGACGACAGAATGGGTGCGGGCACATCTGACCATCAGCCCGACGGTGGAAGGGGCGCTGGAACAGCCGGACCCGATCACGGTGGTCTTCCGGCCGGCGACCTGGCCGGCGGAGACGCGGTACATCATGCGCTGGAGCACAGAAGCGGAGGAAGCCGAGGTGCGGTTTGCCACTTTCCCGGACGGCCGGGTGCCGCTTCCCATCCTGATGTATCACCGGTTGGCCGAACTGCCGGCGGATGCCGGCGCCAGCACGCGCGAGTGGACCACCGCGCCGGCCGTTTTCCGGGCGCATCTACAGCTTCTCGTCGAGAACGGGTACCGCGTCGTGCCGCTGGAGGATGTGCTGGATTACCTGCAGAACCATGCGCCTCTGCCGCCGCGTCCTGTCGCCATCACCTTTGACGATGGGTATCGGGATTTCGCGGAGGTAGCCTGGCCGGCCCTGCGGGAGGCCGGCATGCCGGCGATGGTGTTCCTCATCCCCGGCCATGTGGGCTATGGGGCCTTTCTGACCTGGGACCAGTTGGCGTCCCTGGTGCAGGAGGGAACCACCTTTGGCAGTCACGCGCTGGACCATGTGCGGTTGAAGGGA
This genomic interval carries:
- a CDS encoding polysaccharide deacetylase family protein, with protein sequence MMRSPGDEGLLHRAGRLLLALAAAGWLTACAPAAVDPPAETMTPAPTETSAPSLSRVTATPTHTPVPSVVPRTPTATATTAPAPLPTATPRPAARLIETFPVDGDEGVPLDAPLTLRFDAPVTTEWVRAHLTISPTVEGALEQPDPITVVFRPATWPAETRYIMRWSTEAEEAEVRFATFPDGRVPLPILMYHRLAELPADAGASTREWTTAPAVFRAHLQLLVENGYRVVPLEDVLDYLQNHAPLPPRPVAITFDDGYRDFAEVAWPALREAGMPAMVFLIPGHVGYGAFLTWDQLASLVQEGTTFGSHALDHVRLKGLEEAELRRQLQDSRQRLEERLGVPVQVVSYPYGAFDAQVVQAAQEAGYRAGVTINPSRYQRRSAVFALSRLHLPYDADPQELIRMLTR